One region of Flavobacterium pisciphilum genomic DNA includes:
- a CDS encoding LemA family protein, which yields MTAQNIALIVGLLLLIVFFNYFIGIYNKLVMLKNNFEKAFRNIDVILMQRAEEVPELVKVASKFMEHETAMLTNLTKLRTDFLNSKTVDEKIENANEFSKSLKTLFAVSENYPTLSSNANFVELQKRVSQMEDKIADRREFFNDSVNLYNIGIQEFPNFILAKILGYQTQTLFEVSPEEKAYDGIQF from the coding sequence ATGACCGCACAAAACATTGCTTTAATCGTAGGATTGCTTTTACTAATTGTATTCTTTAATTATTTTATTGGTATTTATAATAAGCTTGTTATGCTGAAGAATAATTTTGAAAAAGCTTTCAGGAATATAGATGTTATTTTGATGCAAAGGGCTGAAGAAGTGCCAGAATTGGTTAAAGTTGCTTCTAAATTCATGGAGCATGAAACAGCTATGCTAACAAATTTGACCAAGTTACGTACTGATTTTTTAAATTCTAAAACAGTCGATGAAAAGATTGAAAACGCAAATGAGTTTTCTAAATCGTTGAAAACGTTATTTGCGGTTTCAGAAAATTACCCAACGCTTTCGTCGAATGCAAATTTTGTTGAATTACAAAAACGAGTTTCACAGATGGAAGACAAAATTGCCGATAGGAGAGAGTTCTTTAATGACAGTGTGAATCTGTATAATATCGGTATTCAAGAGTTTCCAAACTTTATTTTAGCAAAGATACTGGGCTATCAAACGCAAACCTTATTTGAAGTTTCACCAGAAGAAAAAGCATATGATGGGATTCAATTTTAA
- a CDS encoding leucine-rich repeat domain-containing protein — translation MSLIFLAGLTPAGYVFLGVIALSFLIAYLWLKSSGKKEKLGCLPIGLTALIIWFVLMFPVFISLEIIQNGIPATKIGLAVFWILIIGFLAYVIFSKNRKRVKEVVFLIFRNILYLIILCLFLTLLLGMIYYVYLNLFTHEKDDAPIWTVLVCIFFIASLILAAFGLFIQSKEGKKKEKTTFYNLEEAKLKPESVVELNLSKTKMDEFPVAIFQFTNLKFLILSNNNISEIPNDINKLKLLIGLDVSNNPISDLERNRIRKLLSKDVEIVF, via the coding sequence ATGAGTTTGATTTTTTTAGCCGGACTTACTCCTGCAGGATATGTTTTTTTAGGAGTAATAGCGTTGTCTTTTTTAATTGCTTATCTATGGCTTAAGTCATCAGGAAAAAAAGAAAAATTAGGGTGTCTTCCTATTGGATTAACGGCTCTTATCATTTGGTTTGTTTTAATGTTTCCGGTTTTTATTTCTCTAGAAATTATTCAAAATGGAATACCTGCGACTAAAATTGGGTTGGCAGTTTTTTGGATTTTAATTATTGGTTTTCTAGCTTATGTTATATTTAGTAAAAACAGAAAAAGGGTTAAAGAAGTTGTTTTTCTAATTTTTAGAAATATTTTGTATCTAATAATTTTATGTCTGTTCTTGACACTGCTCTTAGGGATGATATACTATGTGTATTTGAATCTTTTTACTCATGAAAAAGATGATGCGCCTATCTGGACAGTTCTTGTATGTATATTTTTCATTGCATCGCTTATTTTGGCTGCTTTCGGGCTTTTTATTCAAAGTAAAGAGGGGAAGAAAAAAGAAAAAACAACTTTTTACAATTTAGAAGAGGCAAAATTAAAACCAGAGTCGGTTGTAGAGCTAAATTTGTCTAAGACTAAAATGGATGAATTTCCAGTAGCAATTTTCCAATTTACTAATTTGAAATTCTTGATTTTAAGTAATAATAACATTAGCGAAATCCCTAATGATATCAATAAGTTAAAGCTTTTGATAGGTTTGGATGTAAGCAATAATCCAATATCTGATTTAGAGAGAAATAGAATCCGAAAGTTACTTTCTAAAGATGTAGAAATTGTGTTTTAA